In Marinobacter sp. es.048, the following proteins share a genomic window:
- a CDS encoding fibronectin type III domain-containing protein → MLPAVVLLSGCGLDISSEESTTAAQAAPATPEPTVQIAGAAVKGIIQQGLVVANRLIADKDGYYAPQRQAAKPVLTADDGSYTWQLRGKAEGWALVELSADGGTRMICDVVPQCDQAGAEPVPFGQVMPLDSNFSLLGAGDLRKETVNLTPLTHLAVTLAERSADGLSPTAISSAYTTVENWFGLPAGALRLTPPDLTNLNGMTGVTADAIQVAIANAAFLALVNDNAPWDSISAVLADVTTQVSATGQISITGDGTNVALADLVSAAALQSSELQNVVDSSVISQKLVVVEYRNVQRFKTIADVNEESDTSVTDSGETTDGTTGGDETAGTDSGSTTDTSTDTSTDTSTGSTDEQVAGTTEPDTSGDVTSGGDTSSDTTTDETVADTGTDTETSEPVTETTPEETLPANSALLSWTAPLTRENGESLAMGEIAGFEVVYGTSAETLDQSLAIGDASVDQLLVDELTEGTWYFAIRTLDTDGNRSSLSEVVYKQI, encoded by the coding sequence ATGTTACCTGCGGTCGTTTTGCTTTCGGGCTGCGGTCTGGACATTTCAAGTGAAGAAAGCACCACGGCGGCGCAGGCTGCTCCCGCGACGCCTGAGCCTACCGTCCAGATCGCTGGCGCAGCAGTCAAAGGAATCATTCAACAAGGCCTGGTTGTTGCCAATCGCCTGATTGCCGATAAGGATGGCTATTACGCGCCCCAGCGCCAGGCAGCAAAACCGGTATTAACCGCAGACGACGGCAGCTACACGTGGCAGCTACGGGGTAAGGCCGAAGGCTGGGCCCTGGTTGAACTTTCTGCTGACGGCGGCACCCGCATGATCTGCGATGTTGTTCCCCAGTGCGATCAGGCCGGTGCCGAGCCAGTGCCGTTTGGTCAGGTCATGCCCCTGGACAGCAACTTCAGTCTGTTGGGTGCTGGCGATCTACGCAAGGAAACGGTCAACCTTACGCCGCTGACCCACCTGGCCGTCACACTGGCAGAGCGCAGTGCGGACGGTCTTTCACCGACAGCGATTTCCAGTGCTTACACCACAGTCGAAAACTGGTTCGGTCTTCCGGCCGGTGCTTTGCGCCTGACTCCCCCGGACCTGACCAATCTGAATGGAATGACCGGCGTAACCGCGGATGCCATTCAGGTGGCGATTGCCAATGCGGCATTCCTGGCACTGGTAAATGACAACGCCCCGTGGGATTCGATCTCAGCTGTGCTGGCCGATGTCACCACACAGGTCAGCGCCACCGGACAGATTAGCATTACGGGTGATGGCACCAACGTAGCGTTGGCGGATCTGGTCAGCGCCGCTGCGCTGCAATCCTCCGAGCTGCAGAATGTCGTGGATTCGAGCGTCATCAGCCAGAAACTGGTGGTTGTCGAGTACCGAAACGTGCAGCGTTTCAAAACCATTGCCGATGTAAACGAAGAGAGTGATACCAGTGTTACCGACTCCGGTGAAACCACCGACGGAACGACTGGCGGCGATGAAACCGCCGGAACTGATTCCGGCAGCACCACTGACACCTCAACCGATACCAGCACTGATACCTCTACGGGTTCAACAGACGAGCAGGTTGCCGGTACGACTGAGCCCGACACTTCAGGTGATGTTACTTCAGGCGGTGATACATCAAGTGATACCACTACCGACGAGACCGTAGCGGACACAGGAACAGACACTGAAACCAGCGAGCCAGTCACTGAAACTACGCCCGAGGAAACCCTTCCGGCAAACTCCGCACTGCTGAGCTGGACTGCGCCGCTGACCCGTGAAAATGGCGAGAGCCTTGCTATGGGTGAAATCGCAGGCTTCGAGGTAGTCTATGGAACCAGCGCCGAAACTCTGGACCAGAGCCTGGCAATTGGAGACGCTTCTGTCGACCAGCTGCTGGTCGACGAGCTCACCGAGGGCACCTGGTACTTCGCTATTCGTACCCTGGATACCGATGGCAACCGCAGCAGCCTGTCCGAGGTCGTCTACAAGCAGATCTGA
- a CDS encoding gamma-glutamylcyclotransferase family protein: MAPMLCFSYGSNMSHRRIQARVPSARFVAVAELPAHRLSFHKSAGDGSAKCDAEETGNPDDRVIGVVYEIAIAEKPDLDQHEALGFGYEEKQVELAAGGDRLRAWMYYATRINNALKPFHWYKDHVLIGARENGLPAEYIAQIEAVESIDDPKPERHGRELSIYGKS, from the coding sequence ATGGCCCCCATGCTTTGCTTCAGCTACGGCTCCAACATGTCACATCGACGCATCCAGGCCCGGGTGCCATCGGCCCGGTTTGTAGCTGTGGCAGAGTTACCCGCCCATCGGCTTAGCTTTCACAAATCCGCTGGCGACGGCTCTGCCAAATGCGATGCGGAAGAAACCGGCAATCCGGACGATCGGGTGATTGGTGTGGTTTACGAGATTGCCATTGCTGAAAAACCTGACCTTGATCAGCACGAGGCCCTGGGGTTTGGCTACGAAGAGAAGCAGGTAGAGTTGGCAGCAGGCGGCGACAGGCTTCGGGCCTGGATGTACTACGCAACGCGCATCAACAATGCGTTAAAGCCCTTCCATTGGTACAAAGACCACGTCCTTATCGGCGCCAGGGAGAACGGGCTGCCCGCCGAGTATATCGCTCAGATCGAAGCCGTTGAGTCCATTGACGACCCCAAACCCGAACGGCATGGGCGCGAGCTGTCTATCTATGGTAAGTCCTGA